Genomic window (Arthrobacter sp. StoSoilA2):
TGCGGCAGCTGCCGCGAGGAAGACCTCGGGAGCAGATACAGCAAAATCGCGGCGGTGATGCTCTCCCACGCCAAAAGCATGGATGCCCAGGGCGTCAGCCAGCTTTGCTTCCTCAAGCAACTCCCGCAGGACCTGGGCGTGCTCCTTGGGATTGCCGTCGGCATCGAGGCCCGCGTCCCCGAAGGTGTTCAGGCCGAGCAGGATTTCGGCGGCGCCCACCGGTGCGGTGGGGTCGGATTCAGCCCTGGATGCAGACGGAAATCCCGGTTCGGAAGGCACTGCGGTCATCAGGACTCCTTCAGCCAGCCTGCCAGTTCGGAGGCCCAGTAGGTCAGGACGGTATCGGCTCCGGCCCTTTTGATGCCCAGCACCGACTCGGTGATGGCGCCCCGCCGATCGATCCAGCCGTTGGCAGCGGCGGCTTCGATCATGGCGTACTCCCCGGAGATTTGGTAGGCCGAGACGGGTACGGGGCTCATGGCAGCAATATCCGCGAGGATGTCGAGGTAACTCATGGCCGGCTTGACCATGACCATGTCGGCGCCTTCTTCAAGGTCCAATTCAACTTCGAGAATGGCTTCGCGACGGTTGGCTGCATCCATTTGGTAGGTCCGCCGATCACCCTTCAGCTGGGAGTCCACGGCTTCACGGAACGGACCGTAGAAAGCTGAGGCGTACTTGGCGGCATAGGCCAGGACAACGGTGTTCTTGTGGCCCGAATCCTCCAACGCCTGGCGGATGACGGCGATTTGTCCGTCCATCATGCCCGAAGGTCCCAACACATGGGCGCCCGCCTCGGCCTGGGCAACCGCCATCTGGCCGTAGATCTCCAAAGTGGCATCGTTGTCCACGTATCCTTCGGCATCCAGAACGCCGCAATGTCCGTGGTCAGTGAATTCGTCAAGGCATACATCGCCCATGATCACGAGGTCATCGCCCACCTCGGCCTTGACGTCCCGGATGGCCTTGTTCAGGACTCCTTCCGGGTCCAAGGATGCGGTGCCCCGTGCGTCCCGGACCTCTGGTACGCCGAACAGCATCATGCCGCCCACGCCAAGTTCCACGGCTTCCGCAGCCGCCCGCTTGAGTGTGTCGGTGGTGTGCTGGACTACGCCGGGCATTGAACTGATCGGGCTGGGCTCGCTGAGGCCTTCACGGATGAAGGCCGGAAGTATGAGGTCTGCGGGGGCCAGACGTGTTTCTGCCGTGAGCCTGCGCATCGCCGGGGTGGTGCGCAAGCGGCGGGGACGGTGGTTCGGAAAGCTCATCTGGGGTTCCCTTCGTTGACGAATACTGTTTCCAAGGCGGCCGCGATGCCGTCCGGGGTAGGTTCTTTGGCGGTGGCTGCGACGGTGATTCCGAGGTGGGTGGCCTCTTCCGCCGTCGGACGCCCAATGGCTATGAAGCGGCACCCGCCCAAGGGCAGAAGGGTCTCCGCAATACGTCGCGCGGCGCTCGGGGAAGCGGCCACAACGGCGTCGAGCATCCCGGCGTCAATGGCCGCACGAGCTTCCGAGGGAGTCATTTCCTGCGGCTGTCCGGTACGGGAACCGGCAGTGCCGGAGGCAGCACTGCCGGAATGCACGACGACGGCGGGT
Coding sequences:
- the hemB gene encoding porphobilinogen synthase, with translation MSFPNHRPRRLRTTPAMRRLTAETRLAPADLILPAFIREGLSEPSPISSMPGVVQHTTDTLKRAAAEAVELGVGGMMLFGVPEVRDARGTASLDPEGVLNKAIRDVKAEVGDDLVIMGDVCLDEFTDHGHCGVLDAEGYVDNDATLEIYGQMAVAQAEAGAHVLGPSGMMDGQIAVIRQALEDSGHKNTVVLAYAAKYASAFYGPFREAVDSQLKGDRRTYQMDAANRREAILEVELDLEEGADMVMVKPAMSYLDILADIAAMSPVPVSAYQISGEYAMIEAAAANGWIDRRGAITESVLGIKRAGADTVLTYWASELAGWLKES